atttatgcaggaggaagagataaatctggagcgttggttgtcttttggattcaaacacagctctgttttattatatatatatatatatatatatatatatatatatatataagtaaggCCAACATAAGTTTTTCCTGGTTTTTCTTTGAGGGTGTTAAAGATGTTTCTTTTCGAGTTCTACTGGAGAAAGAAAGGCATGGGGATTTAACCAAGGTCGAGAGAGTTACGTACAGTTCTTGAGCAAGGGAAGAGAAGGGGAACATGAATAACAATGGAATATAATTCCTTTCTTCTGTTTGAATGGATTGTAATGTCTTTGGCtctgttttttcattttctgttacGTTCTATTTCCATTGTAATCAGAAGCGGATTTACTAGACATTACGAGTCCTTAACTTTTTGGCAAAGTTAGGCCCAGAAGGGTCACGTGACCCCCCTGAAATTTCCTAATCTTGCAATTATACGCCTATCAGTCTATGATACATTTCATTTAACCCCTCAAGTAGTGCTCATTGACATTTAGAAATTATCAAATCTATATCACACTTGTAATTCTCAAACAATAAGAAAATAACCCCTCAATAAATGTGCTTAACTCTCTCTATAAAAAATAATCCCTCCGTTCTGATTTAATAGTCcatcgttctattctaaccgaataaaaaaaactagttatatctttaaattgttaataaattttatatccaatatagatcatatttgatagtttttgattagttctataatacaatatttttaaaatcaaatactccctctgtccctaaataagtatcCGGTGTGCAAACCTAGATCTTACAAAAGATACATTTTTTTCGTTagaaatcttcttcttttttcacaatctaaaaaaactcattgctatctattgatttgtgaaaaaaattaatttttttaacgtaccaaatgcatttttttaaaggccTAGATTTGTGCGCCAtacacttatttagggatggagggagtataacattataaattacaagatataatcaattgaaaattgaCATGAAATCCCAAAAGAgactattaaattgggacggagggagaaaCGTACTCTTTGTCACGTTCATGGATCTATGGTCAATCGTTTGATTGCTCTATTTTATATAAGGTCTATCAATTATATcgtatttttgagtgatttagAACCTTGATTCCTAATTTAATTGCTAGGCATTTCATTGTGTGGTTTTGATACCTTCAAATTTATGCGTTGATTGTATATggaatttgtgattttcaatAGAAAACTCATCTCTAAAGCCTCTAAAACTTCGACTTGAACTAATTTTGTGCTTGATAGGGAAGAAATATTTCCAAGCTTATGATGAATAGTGCCCTTCTTGTCTCCATTTACTCCTTATTATATCATGTATGGGAAAAACTTTATCACGGATTATAGTGTTGTGGAGGAGAGCGAGTTGGCACACCACGTAGCAATAGGCCTGGGGCATTGAATACCGATATACAAATGTTGTTAGATGAATTCAAACTTGATCCTACAATTCCTCCTAGAATTCCTCTCCACCTTTTGGTTACCAAACTCGATCAGAGCAAACCCATGATGCCATTGGGCTGGGGTGGCAGatgatcgatcgatcgatcttGGTTGGCTCTCTTGCTCTGATTCATGGAAAACCATGTCTGGAAAATTCAGGTACGTACTTTTGGCATGCATCTAGCTGCTATTACTCCATTTTTCAATGTTCCAGTCGTTTAACTAAATCTCTTCTAGCCAATGATCTGTATTTCTCTAGTTGTAACTTTGCATGACTTCTTGCCCATATCATTGGGAGGGACCcaagcatgtttttttttttacatgcttGTTTGCATTAAATATATTGGAAAAACAGTATCTCTGCTTGCAGGGATAAGATTGCGTAAATCAACCATTCTCCAGACCCCGCAATGGCTGGAGCCTAGTGTACTAGGTTTGCCCACAACACCACAAACAGTTAACCATTCAGACTCGTTGAGTTGTTTACCTTTAATTCTAGGTTTTGATAAATATAGTTTAGGTTGGCTATTTCTTGAATTGATACTTATTAAAGACCATAGTTAATCAAATCGTATGGGTTAAAAtctgaaagaaaaataataaaaatactccaTAATTAAGAtgattttcttttgtatttaaATTTTGCTGCTATGATACGTTAATATTATATGTTCACACATTTAAAGACTGTTGGGTCcggagtgcccccatggatttAGTTAGACAATGTTACTCCCTGCGatcgctctaaaaacagaccaTGTGGGTGCGATATCGAATGCCAGAAAAGACAATTGAAACCCTTCTtaccaccaattggttttaggagataTGGTGGAAAGCAGTCCGACAAGTGGTATAAGAGCCAGGAAGTCAAGGGTTCGAGTCGCGGGAGTGTCCTCGTGAGGAGGGATTGTTGGGTCCGGAGTGCCTCCATGGATTTGTTTACACAATGCCCACTCcatgcgaccgctctaaaaacagatttGCGGGTGCGATATCGAATGCCAGAAAACACTTAATTGCAGCATTcgctaacaccaattggttttaggagagatggtggaaaagcggtTCGACAAAGACTACATCGGTTGTTGTACTTAGGGTCGTTCTAAGTACAAATCAATCTATTCACAGAAAAATGGACGCAATTAATTACCTTTAGTCTACTTGGTAGTGTATATATTCGTTTTCCTAACTTATTCTTGCTTTTCCTGTTTCTCATGCATTCAGTAGTCACgaagaaaacaatgagaaatgtgagtgaaaaaaacaaaactgacACCGAACAGTTGGTACTTGCATGATTTCCTTGAGCATTTCCTTCGGCTGTTAGTCTGGTGATTGATTAACCGTTGCGCATAATAAATTCAAGAATTTCACGTTTTTCTAATCTGCAATTAAAATTCAAGATTAGATATCTGCATAAATCATCTGGGTTCTCTTCCATAGCTTTCTTTACTTAAAGAAAATTTGTTCAAATGTTGAAAGGGGAATTGAATTACAGCCATGctgaaaaactactcacaagCTTAGACCAAAGGCAACAGTAAACATGAAGGCCAAACTTTCTTCCATTGATACAAATAATCATACAAAGTCTCCTAGTATCACGACTTTCTACAATTACTTGATAGGCTTTACAAAATTCATATGTATATGGCTCCACATGGCCAGAACCTAAAGCTATAAATCTCCTCCCCAGGattcaataaaatttctgaATGAGTGGGGGGTATGTACTACTATGAAATGGACTATGTACAGTACTTTAGAACAAATAtcaaaactcaactcaaaaaacCATTTGGCTCCCCTTGATCTTGAGATTTTGCATGAGAAGAGGAAGAATCATCCTTGCCCGTGCCACAGAGTTTGCAAGGGTTAGAAGATCTTTGTGAGCACCAATGGTCCGGAACACTCAAGAAGTATGTAGTGATGAACTTTCTAAATCTCTTCTTGTACTCTCGTGGAGAAATTATAGTGGGCAACTGGTTTTTGGGAACAACAAGGGACGCTTTGACCCAGGTCTCTAGTTGCTTATCCCACGTATACTGTCTGAGGTAGTCTATAATGCCGCACACAAGTTCGCGCCGATGAGTATCCACTCCCACAAGTAGAGAGTAATCCATCACATTGATTGACTGCAAACAAGTGACAGATATGTAAATGCAGCAGGTAAACTGTTTGACTTCTATAGCTGAAATGGAACAAAGGATTAAgcaaaagaataagaaaatcAGTGATTAGTGTTTGTTTGGTATTGTTTTCGTTGTTCGCGTCTCGGAAAAACATATGATAACTAAGAAGCAGGGATGTAGACACGGTTCATAACAATTATCCAACAAATGCAGATATAGACACAGCTGGGGACAGGGGAAACAATTTAATATATAGGTATACTCGTGTGTTTAGCTGTTATTCAGATGAATACTGTGCTGTGAAACACCCAAAACTAATATTTTATGTTGTGATTCTTACCCTTTACCTTTTTGAATATGTCACCACAGACGAGCCTTCATCAGGTGGCAATGATTTATATGCGCTCTTACCTTTTACTTTTAAAGTATCGTAATTTAACCTCCAAAAccaattttaaataaaagaatTGGCGATGTCGTGTCCCAATTCGTGTCTAACTTGAGACACGCCATGTGACATGTCCTGCCTTGTCCCAGCATGCCCAACACACTAAAACAACCACAGAACCACTCAAGAGTCTCGGTAATTCGAAAACGTGAGAAGTATAAAAACATTAGCTCGTCTCATTTTTGTGCAAAAACAGTCtttaaaattacaaaagaaCCATTCTTTCTTTATTTCGGTTGTTTCCAACATACGTGTTTCAGAAAACTTCTTCCTAAAACAGTAGCCAAACAAGTTTTCTGTTCTGCAGAAAACAGAGAACttcagaaaattttgaaaacataaacAATACACACTATTCAAATGCAGCTAATGCCGTGGAGATGTCAACATCATCGCAAGGGATTTTAACTTCTAACTTACATTGAGAAATGTTGTGTCATTCCACACAGCCCGTTGCAGAATACGCTTGGACTTGGTACCAACATACAAGGGAGAGGCATTCATGTCATTGACGAAGTTTTGGTCTAGAAGAACGTCTCCTGAACCATCAGCTGCTGAGTTGAATCGAGCATGCAAAGCACCTTTAAGATCGTACTGCCGACCAATATTTCGTCCAAAAGAAAGGTTCTCCATCACCATAAGGTCATGTTTCATCTCTTTCCCGCTCTTTGTCTGCCTAATAGTTACCTGAATAAAATGGAATCAAATGCTTATAAGAATATCCAATGTATGTCAATATGTAGATGTTAATGTTGTGTTTGATAAAAGGAATCACCCCACTAGTATCCTGACCCATCTCATTATCTTTGTTCCTTAAACGCCCCTAGCAAGGTATGTTTGAACTCTAGATGGCAACCAGCTGATGCCTATTCGTACAAAACTTTTACTTGGTAGGGAAGAAGAACAATTCAATCAAAAAAGTAGTCATGGATGAGGTCCTGGAATTTTTCCAAGCAGGGTCCGAAAAAACTTAATCCTGTAAAATCTTGAAGAAACAGTTCTCAAATCGCAACTTAACGGCAAATTTAATGCATTAATGGCAATGTTTTTAGAAATCAAAATAGCATTAACAAGAATATATACGAGTTACGCTCAACGAGATTTCCTAGTTTGAAATCATTCCAAAATTGCATGATGACCAATAATATTGCATACGATCATTACAAAGAATGTGACTAAATGATGATTCAACCAACTGATCCTAGATTTGGGGGCACAATGGTAATtacaactttttttctttttttgcccgAGAAAGAATTTTCGTGGCTTAGAGAATCCATATCTCACTCCCTAAAAATCATCCCCAAACTAAATTGAGGAGAAAAACCTTAAAATAGTCCTTTCTTAGCCTCCCTAAAGCACTTGAACAAATTATTTTTGCTACAGTGCCTCCTGAAAAATAAGGAAGCAATGTTCACTCCTAACTCTAATTTTGgtatttgtttctctctccttcaacTCTCTCAATCacttcttgaaaaaaaaagagaaggataTTTTAATAGAAAGAGGTATAAATTATAATAGAGAGTCTGATGCAATGAAGATATAAAAGTGGCTTGTTTAAGTAGAAAAGTACCTTTTTATCCCTAAGTTGGTCCAAAATTAGGATGCTCCAAGAAAAAGCTTACTATGGTGTTGAATCCaagaaaaagaatattaacTCCTATTTACCTCTTTCCCAACAACAATTCATTTGACATCCATTTGTAGCATAAAGGTTACTTCTTTTCTCCACCATAACTACATACATCGAGTGGGCTACAAGCCTACAACATCTAGTATATCTATGCACATATAGGCTAGGAAAAGTTAATGAAGGAAATAAAccagaatgaaaagaaaaaaaaaaccaacctgATAAATCCCAAGTATTTTCGCAAGGCAGGTTTGGTTCCCTTGCTCAAAGCACTCATTCATGTACCGAAAATAATCCAGAGCAAACTTTTCAAATGACTCGAATTCTGTCTTCTTAATTTCCTTCACAATGAAGCGGTCATCAAGAGTTTTAGCAAAGAACGATTTACTCTTGCCACCTTTGGCGTCCCAATTTCTACAACGACTAAGAGAAGCAATGTAATCAAGCTCAGAGGGACAACATCGGCTTCTTAGGTCACGGAATTGGTTTGCGTACAAACAAAGTACAGAATATTTCCCCTTACCATGTGATTTTCCAAACCCCATAGGGACTTCTGGATTTAAGGCCCTAAAAGAAACCAAGGAGCCTAACAAATTCAACCCATCAAAACTGGAGAAGTGTGACTCCTCCGAAGATGGCGGAGAAGGGGTCCCATCTGAATCCAAAGAACCGAAAGAAGACCAATATGGGGATGCCAGAGACGATATGCGTGCTACGCTGTGTGAACTCTCATATGTTTTAGGCATTGTTGCTTTATAATCCCCATTCAAAACCTCTGTCGAACGGGGTACATCCTTCAACAATGCCAAAGCACAAGCAATAATGCTTGAGAACTCGTCCTCATAATCTGACACCATATATTCATCGGTACCAAGAGGTATGTGCAGCCTTGAGCCCTCTTCAGTGATCAGCCGAAGAGCATTAGGGAAGCTCTCTATGGTATACCTACATATAGAATCATATCTTGGCACACAACCTCCCTGaagatctttcaaataattCATCCGAAGTTCCGGAAATGGAGTCCAGATCCATCCTCTTGGATTTTCTAAGTTAGGTTGTAGTGGAAAAGCAGGCAAACCTCTTTGAGACGCATCTAAATCATGACCATCATCTGTAGAAATTGGAATAGTTCTCTCTTTTGCCAAAGGACGATTCTCTTGTTGACAATTCTCATTGCCAAATGAATTTGACCTCTCAATATCCTCAGCCACATCAGATGAATTTGTTCTTTCAATAGAAATTGACTCTACAAATGCCTCCCCATTGATTTCCATGTGAACACTGTTGTCAAAAACTTCATTGTTGCCACTTTCAGGAGAATTTACGGAGCTGTTAGTTTCCACAGCAAGCATTCCATTGCCAGTGGTTCTACCGTTGATCACTCCTGAATCTGAAGAGAGGAGTGAATGCAGACGTTGATCCCAGATGCATGATTCAAGAAGGAGATCACACATAAGCCGGTTCAAACTGAGAAGCCTGTACACAGCCACATCTGGATTTCCACTCTTGACGGCAACATTCTGAATGTTCATCTGattttgttttgggtaaccAAACAGAACAGAAAATAACCTTAGCTACACTTGCATAGCAAATTTCACcataaatttagaaaaataaaggaaaaaaggaaatcTGTGAAGCGGAACCATTAAATTCAGAAACATGTGAAACTTGGCAAAACATAACATTTGATGCTGTACGAAAAGGGAAAgtatcatcttttttttttgatcggcaatggAAGGTAAGTCTAATATGCCAATTATATTACATTATATCTAGAAAGAGACATATCGAGCTATTACATTCCCTTGTCCTGGAGATAACTTCCGATTTCTTAAATCCCAAAAAACTTGATAGTCATACTTCATCATTAGTACTGTGCCCCTGGATAAAAATGTGCACCTAAAACCCACCTCTCAAACCAGCAGATGTATATCACAATATCAGTTATGCAGCCcgattatatcttgtaaatTGAGCAATCCTAGTTATAACGAATCAGAACTAGACCACCAGTGCAGAACAAGGTAGTCAAACATTGTTTCCTAGGCTATGAGGCTCAAATCACATAGACCAACGGTTAACCTACAAAGCTATATACAGAGGCGTACACATATAATATTAAAGCTTTTCAGTGAGGGCAATCTATCTGTTTACTAACCATAAATACTCGTCTTCCTTGGACAAAGAAAATTAGCATCGAGAGATACCTCATAATGAAAAGTAATTCATCAAAGTAAGTGCCAAAAACAAGTATGTAGAAGAGATCTAACCTCAAATTGATTTCTTTCCTGCTTTAACATCTCTTGAATATCAGAGAATTCCTTCAACCCCCCATAAAGGTTCAGAATTGAACCTGAAAATCGAGAAGCAATCCCCTGCAAACATTTTGCAACCTCATCGAAGAAGTGTACTCCTTTCTTGTAAACCTAGAagtgaaagaaagaaatgtCATCCCAGTTTAAGCAAATGAAAAATCAACAATAAATTCCATTTTTGTATTGACCCATAACTGCATGTTTTGAATACAGTTAAAAGAGCACTAAAAAGTTCATACATCGTCAGTTTCCCTCTTAAGTAAATCTCCTCTGATTGAACTACTGAACTCCAGTTTCTGAGGTGGCAAAGATACTGAGTAAGTTGCCACTGCAGAGTTTCTCAGCATTGCAACCATGGGGCCTAATCTGCACGTGGCATTCAGATTTAGTGTGAATGCAcatatcaaaactcaaaaggtaGCCTAAAAGAGATATAAATAACCCACCAACATGTAAGGCACACGATACTCATTTATGTCATGAAAACTGATGGATGGCATTTAAGAGGAGATATACTGAGGACAACACAGGAAATGAATGCACCAAAAATTGGATTCTTTAAAAAGCTATCTCACCCAGTCATTTTCGTTGTGAAAAGTACCTCAAGTATTTAAAGATTTAGGAACATATGTTGATCCAGCAAATAATTGcataaattacaaaaacatCCTTTATATATGGAAGATATTGCAGATAGACTTTGTAGGAGCAGTGCGGGGGCAAAAGAGCCAAAGTGCCTCTCTATGCCGTTCTGCTTATAAGTCCTTTAACATGCACGTGAATGTTAAACTCGTAAATAGACAGTAGATACCCCCCTGTAATTCAAATTAAAATGTTCCCCTTTTAATCCAAAAAGCACCAACACATAAGGGGGACAACACATGTAGCCTTCAATAAAAGTATGGGAAAGTGGGTTGTACCCAAAGAAGTAAAGGAAGTCCCTCTGTAGAGAATGCCCGCAGCTAGATAGTCTACTAAATGAAGAGTGATTTGAAAAGCTGagctccaaaaactttccaAATGATAAACCTCGGGCAGCATTGGAAATCAAGACCCTCTTAGTAGATTTTGAGTTCCCATTGAGCGATTTACATTTACCACAGCGACTCCACATCCAAAGCTTTCCTACAGCTTGACCAGGCAACTCCCTCTCTTTAGGAAGGCGTTTGACTTGAATTGTGAGCTGCTTATTATGATGCGCATAGTAGTAAAAATGAGCTTCTGGTGGTTCATTGCACGTGGCACACTGAAGGCTCTGCAGAAAGCAGAAATTTGTATGAGGGCCTACCTCAAGTGCATGCAACAAAAATGCATAAATATAATATAAGGACtaccaaaacataaaaaagacCAATCACATACCGCCACCTTAGGAAACTGAAAACTACTTGGTCATTTACTTGCAACTTAACGAATTTTCCTTAGAATTGCTATTGCTTTAAATAGTCTTAAAGCTACTAAAAAACTAATTCTGTGAAGCATCATCCTCAATGCTTTTGGattctgattttgaaaaatcagtttttgTAGAATCTAAAGGTTTGACAATCACCCACACAACCTTCATTACGCTGCAGAAACACACCACTAGTTGATTCTGCGGATGAAATTTCTACTCAGCGATCCAGTTAAACTCATCCAAAAGCACATACTGAAAATACGTGAAATAGAACAAACAAACATATAGATGGAGTTATGAGGAACCTGATTGAGTAAATTATCTTGCAAAAACTTTCCAAGGGGAACATCAAAGTTCCGGTAGAACTTGATATGAGAAAGATGACTTTGCTCACAAATAGCCCCTCTTGAGGCATTGCGGCTAGACATCAAAACCAAAATGCTTTCAGAATCCAACACACTGCTGATGTCATCCTTACTATGCTTTCGGTCCTCATTATTTCCACCACATTCAAGACTAT
The sequence above is drawn from the Rhododendron vialii isolate Sample 1 chromosome 6a, ASM3025357v1 genome and encodes:
- the LOC131329432 gene encoding putative 1-phosphatidylinositol-3-phosphate 5-kinase FAB1D; its protein translation is MCSMCHDCGAPLTMSNGSKEKQENLTSVESKGRDPKLSCNFCVEKQDKESLNQTGLSACPKQHISPTSSLTSSDSTVSCCSDISVEAYSNGRGDHDGDSSASSSEDPNFRPNGHLQNLSSSIHENGIHQSNEQAKVNLKGNGTGSNSCTVSRHEELNGNVDNQEAKDNVVESASSDINGETETPYSLKDEMDGHVWSPPEAEDREDDKEGSLVNYDDDDDECGDGTTWGKPSSLSSIGEEGSGSYRVKDEKKKAMDEVMNGKFKALVGQLLKSVEVSPSGEDGDSWVDIVTSLSWEAASFVKPDAIEGKAMDPDGYVKIKCVATGFRNQSQVIRGLVFKKHAAHKHMPTKYKNPRLLLIRGALGLSSSGLSSFESMDQEKNRLKSMLEMIDISQPNVVLVEKTVSRDIQESILPKGMTLVFDMKLHRLERVARCTGSPILSTDILAGQKLKHCDYFHFEKFVEEHNVSIDSGKKPSKTLMFIEGCPTRMGCTILLKGAHSDELKRVKCVVQCAVVVAYHLILETSFLLDQRTMFSTIPFDGVRSISMTDQQSPSAQPSNSKYPCFEESSAETDSMYTVEFPISNECHEGGFHDLNFPLEGNSMFSYEPYNPIILSGLSSLSASLKKVIGDSFPMSKYFGFNERESNGPIPDSFNASTSQESFDHYDVEVKGGSDEDKVSDNERPCSPFACCKALSNSLECGGNNEDRKHSKDDISSVLDSESILVLMSSRNASRGAICEQSHLSHIKFYRNFDVPLGKFLQDNLLNQSLQCATCNEPPEAHFYYYAHHNKQLTIQVKRLPKERELPGQAVGKLWMWSRCGKCKSLNGNSKSTKRVLISNAARGLSFGKFLELSFSNHSSFSRLSSCGHSLQRDFLYFFGLGPMVAMLRNSAVATYSVSLPPQKLEFSSSIRGDLLKRETDDVYKKGVHFFDEVAKCLQGIASRFSGSILNLYGGLKEFSDIQEMLKQERNQFEMNIQNVAVKSGNPDVAVYRLLSLNRLMCDLLLESCIWDQRLHSLLSSDSGVINGRTTGNGMLAVETNSSVNSPESGNNEVFDNSVHMEINGEAFVESISIERTNSSDVAEDIERSNSFGNENCQQENRPLAKERTIPISTDDGHDLDASQRGLPAFPLQPNLENPRGWIWTPFPELRMNYLKDLQGGCVPRYDSICRYTIESFPNALRLITEEGSRLHIPLGTDEYMVSDYEDEFSSIIACALALLKDVPRSTEVLNGDYKATMPKTYESSHSVARISSLASPYWSSFGSLDSDGTPSPPSSEESHFSSFDGLNLLGSLVSFRALNPEVPMGFGKSHGKGKYSVLCLYANQFRDLRSRCCPSELDYIASLSRCRNWDAKGGKSKSFFAKTLDDRFIVKEIKKTEFESFEKFALDYFRYMNECFEQGNQTCLAKILGIYQVTIRQTKSGKEMKHDLMVMENLSFGRNIGRQYDLKGALHARFNSAADGSGDVLLDQNFVNDMNASPLYVGTKSKRILQRAVWNDTTFLNSINVMDYSLLVGVDTHRRELVCGIIDYLRQYTWDKQLETWVKASLVVPKNQLPTIISPREYKKRFRKFITTYFLSVPDHWCSQRSSNPCKLCGTGKDDSSSSHAKSQDQGEPNGFLS